In Helianthus annuus cultivar XRQ/B chromosome 3, HanXRQr2.0-SUNRISE, whole genome shotgun sequence, a single window of DNA contains:
- the LOC110929576 gene encoding uncharacterized protein LOC110929576, translating to MQPNKASENQMDLPQSLSGVDSSTETPVNKLTGSHSKSRRTTIRGRNNARKTPSVESFDSSAEEEQEETQYFKLAWKEGSKHYTNVG from the exons ATGCAGCCAAACAAAGCAAGTGAAAATCAGATGGATCTACCTCAATCTTTATCTGGAGTTGATTCAAGCACAGAGACTCCTGTTAACAAACTAACAGGATCCCATTCTAAGTCTAGGCGTACAACAATAAGGGGACGGAATAAT GCTAGAAAGACTCCTTCAGTTGAATCTTTTGATTCTTCTGCTGAAGAAGA gcAAGAGGAAACACAATACTTCAAGCTAGCTTGGAAAGAAGGAAGCAAGCATTACACGAACGTAGGATGA
- the LOC110929575 gene encoding uncharacterized protein LOC110929575 isoform X2, whose protein sequence is MRSRLGWCIEWLQANFLVLDDIMDESHTNRENFMTGYQLVFYRENLTLGCSHSRFGSLSAIREMEGAYRECAVKETSTLWTYIIKVYYLRTGLDRSIWTCTNP, encoded by the exons ATGAGAAGCCGTCTTGGTTGGTGCATTGAATGG CTTCAAGCAAACTTTCTTGTGCTTGATGATATCATGGATGAGTCTCATACAAACAGAG AGAACTTCATGACAGGATATCAGTTGGTTTTTTATAGGGAAAATCTTACACTCGGATGCTCACACTCAAGAT TTGGATCTTTATCTGCTATCCGAGAAATGGAAGGCGCTTATAGAGAATGCGCAGTCAAAGAAACTTCAACCCTATGGACGTATATCATTAAAGTATATTATTTGAGAACGGGATTGGATCGAAGTATATGGACATGTACAAATCCCTAA
- the LOC110929575 gene encoding uncharacterized protein LOC110929575 isoform X1, giving the protein MFCRYNFDPVMRSRLWWYNFDPVMRSRLGWCIEWLQANFLVLDDIMDESHTNRENFMTGYQLVFYRENLTLGCSHSRFGSLSAIREMEGAYRECAVKETSTLWTYIIKVYYLRTGLDRSIWTCTNP; this is encoded by the exons atGTTTTGTAGGTACAACTTTGATCCGGTGATGAGAAGCCGTCTATGGTG GTACAACTTTGATCCGGTGATGAGAAGCCGTCTTGGTTGGTGCATTGAATGG CTTCAAGCAAACTTTCTTGTGCTTGATGATATCATGGATGAGTCTCATACAAACAGAG AGAACTTCATGACAGGATATCAGTTGGTTTTTTATAGGGAAAATCTTACACTCGGATGCTCACACTCAAGAT TTGGATCTTTATCTGCTATCCGAGAAATGGAAGGCGCTTATAGAGAATGCGCAGTCAAAGAAACTTCAACCCTATGGACGTATATCATTAAAGTATATTATTTGAGAACGGGATTGGATCGAAGTATATGGACATGTACAAATCCCTAA
- the LOC110931996 gene encoding dolichyl-diphosphooligosaccharide--protein glycosyltransferase 48 kDa subunit has translation MTMCTQVYQVSTIYFSDLIVLGFGGSLDVVAVLDFVDSGKDLIVAADASASDLIRSIAAECGVDFDEDPSAVVIDHGSYAVSGTEGDHMLIATDDFIKSDVLLGSTKIEVSFCLFYLKNSISVVNDMFNPAGQN, from the exons ATGACGATGTGCACTCAG GTTTATCAAGTTTCAACAATATACTTCTCAG ATTTGATTGTTCTAGGGTTTGGAGGATCGTTGGATGTGGTGGCTGTTTTGGATTTTGTGGACTCTGGTAAGGATTTGATTGTTGCGGCTGATGCGAGTGCGTCGGATTTGATTCGGAGTATTGCGGCTGAGTGTGGAGTTGATTTTGATGAG GATCCGTCTGCTGTGGTTATCGATCATGGGAGCTATGCTGTGTCAGGAACTGAGGGGGATCATATGTTAATTGCTACTGATGATTTTATTAAATCTGATGTGCTTTTAGGAAGTACTAAAATTGAGGTTAGCTTTTGCttgttttatttgaagaatagtattagT GTGGTTAATGACATGTTCAATCCAGCAGGGCAAAATTAA